A single genomic interval of Mycolicibacterium sp. MU0053 harbors:
- the trmB gene encoding tRNA (guanosine(46)-N7)-methyltransferase TrmB, with the protein MGDDIGMRAQPGTDSAEHSVDPGERSAAPQHRRVTSFRTRRSTLSDHQHATWERRWPELGRVARSGADGAEPEPLDTAAWFGRSAPVVLEIGCGTGTSTLAMAQAEPEIDVVAVEVYKRGLAQLLSAIDRAQVSNIRLIRGDGVDVLEHLFGPDSLTGVRVFFPDPWPKARHHKRRLLQPSTVALIADRLRPGGILHAATDHADYAEQIAEVGDAEPRLRRISAAAALPISVQRPTTKYESKAHTAGSAITELLWERS; encoded by the coding sequence ATGGGAGACGATATAGGGATGCGCGCGCAACCTGGAACCGATTCGGCGGAGCATTCCGTCGACCCGGGTGAACGGTCCGCGGCACCTCAGCACCGCCGGGTGACCAGCTTTCGCACCCGTCGTTCGACGTTGAGCGACCACCAGCACGCCACGTGGGAACGCCGGTGGCCGGAGCTCGGCCGGGTCGCCCGCTCGGGTGCTGACGGCGCCGAACCCGAACCGTTGGACACCGCCGCCTGGTTCGGCCGCAGCGCGCCGGTGGTGCTGGAGATCGGCTGCGGGACCGGCACCTCGACGTTGGCGATGGCCCAGGCCGAACCGGAGATCGACGTGGTGGCCGTCGAGGTCTACAAGCGGGGCCTGGCGCAGCTGCTCAGCGCGATCGACCGGGCGCAGGTCAGCAACATCAGGTTGATCCGCGGGGACGGCGTCGATGTGCTCGAGCACCTGTTCGGCCCGGACTCGCTGACCGGGGTGCGGGTCTTCTTCCCCGATCCGTGGCCCAAGGCGCGCCACCACAAGCGTCGGTTGCTGCAGCCGAGCACGGTCGCGCTGATCGCCGACCGGTTGCGGCCCGGCGGCATCCTGCACGCCGCGACCGATCACGCCGACTACGCCGAACAGATCGCCGAGGTCGGTGACGCCGAACCGCGCCTGCGCCGCATCTCGGCCGCCGCGGCGCTGCCCATTTCGGTGCAGCGGCCCACCACCAAGTACGAGTCGAAGGCGCATACCGCCGGCAGCGCGATCACCGAACTGCTGTGGGAGCGATCGTGA
- a CDS encoding NYN domain-containing protein gives MDAVAPAEDTDPDLLGVPKDDDSVNPAAAVPLLRVLLVWDAPNLDMGLGAILGGRPTAAYRPRFDALGRWLLARTAEVSAEHPGLIVEPEATVFTNIAPGSADVVRPWVEALRNVGFAVFAKPKVDDDSDVDGDMLAHIALRRSEGLGALLVASADGQAFRLPLERIAAEDGTDVQVLGFREHASWALASDTLEFVDLEDIPGVFREPLPRIGLDSLPEEGAWLQPFRPLSSLLTSRT, from the coding sequence ATGGATGCGGTTGCCCCCGCCGAGGACACCGACCCGGACCTGTTGGGCGTACCCAAAGATGACGATTCGGTGAACCCCGCCGCCGCGGTGCCGCTGTTGCGGGTGCTGCTGGTGTGGGATGCGCCCAACCTGGACATGGGGCTCGGCGCGATCCTGGGCGGCCGACCCACCGCCGCCTACCGGCCGCGCTTCGATGCGCTGGGACGCTGGCTGCTGGCCCGGACCGCGGAGGTCTCGGCCGAGCATCCGGGCCTGATCGTCGAGCCCGAGGCCACCGTGTTCACCAACATCGCCCCTGGCAGCGCCGATGTGGTGCGGCCGTGGGTGGAGGCGCTTCGTAACGTCGGCTTCGCCGTGTTCGCCAAACCGAAGGTCGACGACGACAGCGACGTCGACGGCGACATGTTGGCGCACATCGCGTTGCGGCGCTCCGAGGGCCTCGGGGCGCTGTTGGTCGCATCCGCCGATGGTCAGGCGTTTCGGCTGCCGCTGGAGCGAATCGCCGCCGAGGACGGCACCGACGTGCAGGTCCTCGGATTTCGCGAACATGCCAGCTGGGCGCTAGCGTCGGATACCTTGGAGTTCGTCGACCTGGAAGACATTCCTGGTGTCTTTCGGGAGCCGCTCCCGCGAATCGGCCTTGATTCGCTGCCGGAAGAGGGAGCGTGGCTGCAGCCGTTCAGGCCGTTGTCCTCGCTGCTTACGTCACGGACATGA
- a CDS encoding MMPL family transporter, whose protein sequence is MFAWWGRTVFKYRFIVIAVMVSLCIGGGIFGMSLGNHVTQSGFYDDGSESVQASVLADDVYGRDRLSHIVAILDAPEGKKVNDPAWSKKVGEELDKVAEDHPDQVLMWRGYLTDPSQDPLTSPAAEIFNTEDGTRTFIIMPLKGDNDDEILNNYKDHVKADLEQVDDGNIELAGLQPLANELTGTIAEDQKRAEVLALPLVAVVLFFVFGGVIAAFLPAMVGGLAIAGSMGILMLVAQFGPVHYFAQPVVTLIGLGIAIDYGLFVVSRFREELAEGYKTEAAVRRTMMTAGRTVVFSAVLIVASLAGLLLFPQGFLKSLTYAGMSSVMLAAILSVTVLPAILAILGPNVDAFGVRTLLRVPFLRNWGFSRAIIEWLAEKTQKTKTREEVEKGFWGKLANRVMKRPLLFAVPIIILMILLIVPLGKLALGGISEKYLPPDNPVRMAQEDFDRTFPGFRTEQLTLVIQNATPDQIEQIATRAAQIPGFSSDEWAERAVAPDVDNPNVTQEKTDPNVTVLQNGLEVRNDAAKKMEELRSISLPKDVTMWVGGVPALEQDSIASLFHKLPLMILILLSTTTVLMFLVFGSVVLPIKAAVMSALTLGSTLGILTWIFVDGHGSGILNFTPTPLTAPVIGLIIAVVYGLCTDYEVFLVSRMVEARERGMSTTEAIRIGTATTGRLITAAALVLAVVAGAFVFSDLVMMKYLAFGLLFALLLDATVIRMFLVPAVMKMLGDDCWWAPRWMKRWQNKIGLGEMHLPDERKHMVNPEPEDDPALVGAGASVPDRRPPHDPTHPAAEGATRSRSEARTRALPEAPNAGTSRIPTPQHGPGPEPSAAESEAPTTRFASARNAMRNAVTSAIHTGGAATQRQPQAPAGPTPPPATGEREIESWLGELRGRPGTAGQPPQPSTPSTDPTRAMPPRGRGEASPTDATTAIPVQRPDEDEPATRAIPVSKPRPSDTDAATQKLNAPSEDDKKPPRRGGGLSAADLLRREGRQL, encoded by the coding sequence GTGTTCGCCTGGTGGGGCCGAACGGTATTCAAGTACCGATTCATCGTCATCGCGGTCATGGTGTCGTTGTGTATCGGTGGCGGCATCTTTGGCATGAGCCTGGGTAACCACGTCACCCAAAGTGGTTTCTACGACGACGGCAGCGAATCGGTCCAGGCCTCGGTGCTGGCCGATGATGTCTACGGTCGCGACCGACTCAGCCACATCGTGGCCATCCTGGACGCGCCGGAAGGCAAGAAGGTCAACGACCCGGCCTGGTCCAAGAAGGTGGGCGAGGAGCTGGACAAGGTCGCCGAGGATCACCCCGACCAGGTGTTGATGTGGCGCGGGTATCTGACCGACCCGAGCCAGGACCCGTTGACGAGCCCGGCCGCCGAGATTTTCAACACCGAGGACGGCACCCGGACCTTCATCATCATGCCGCTCAAGGGCGACAACGACGATGAGATCCTCAACAACTACAAAGACCACGTCAAAGCGGACCTCGAGCAGGTCGACGACGGCAATATCGAACTGGCCGGCCTGCAGCCGCTGGCCAACGAGTTGACCGGGACGATCGCCGAGGACCAGAAGCGCGCCGAGGTGCTGGCGCTGCCGTTGGTGGCGGTGGTGTTGTTCTTCGTGTTCGGCGGGGTCATCGCGGCGTTCCTGCCCGCCATGGTGGGTGGTCTGGCCATTGCCGGGTCGATGGGCATCCTGATGCTGGTAGCCCAGTTCGGTCCGGTGCACTATTTCGCCCAGCCGGTGGTGACGCTGATCGGGTTGGGCATCGCGATCGACTACGGGTTGTTCGTGGTGAGCCGATTCCGAGAGGAACTCGCCGAGGGCTACAAGACCGAGGCCGCGGTGCGGCGCACGATGATGACCGCCGGGCGGACCGTGGTGTTCTCCGCGGTGCTGATCGTCGCGTCGCTGGCCGGTCTGCTGCTGTTCCCGCAGGGCTTCCTGAAGTCGCTGACCTATGCCGGCATGTCGTCGGTGATGCTCGCGGCGATCCTGTCCGTCACCGTGCTGCCGGCGATCCTGGCCATCCTGGGTCCCAACGTCGACGCGTTCGGCGTGCGCACGCTGTTGCGGGTGCCGTTCCTGCGCAACTGGGGCTTCTCCCGCGCGATCATCGAGTGGCTGGCCGAGAAGACCCAGAAGACCAAGACCCGCGAAGAGGTCGAGAAGGGATTCTGGGGCAAGCTGGCCAACCGGGTCATGAAGCGGCCCCTGCTGTTTGCCGTGCCGATCATCATCTTGATGATCCTGCTGATCGTCCCGCTCGGGAAGCTCGCGCTCGGCGGCATCAGCGAGAAGTACCTGCCGCCGGACAACCCGGTCCGGATGGCGCAGGAGGACTTCGACCGCACCTTCCCCGGCTTCCGCACCGAGCAGTTGACACTGGTCATCCAGAACGCGACGCCCGATCAGATCGAGCAGATCGCCACGCGCGCCGCGCAGATCCCCGGGTTCAGTTCCGATGAGTGGGCCGAGCGCGCGGTTGCGCCCGACGTCGACAATCCGAACGTCACCCAGGAGAAGACCGACCCGAACGTCACCGTGCTGCAGAACGGGCTCGAGGTACGCAACGACGCCGCCAAGAAGATGGAGGAGTTGCGGTCGATCTCGCTGCCCAAGGACGTCACGATGTGGGTGGGCGGGGTGCCTGCGCTGGAACAGGACTCGATCGCGTCGCTGTTCCACAAGCTGCCGCTGATGATCCTCATTTTGCTCAGCACGACGACGGTGTTGATGTTCTTGGTGTTCGGATCGGTGGTGTTGCCGATCAAGGCCGCGGTGATGAGCGCGCTCACGCTGGGGTCCACGCTGGGCATCTTGACGTGGATCTTCGTCGACGGGCACGGCTCGGGCATCCTGAACTTCACCCCAACGCCGTTGACGGCCCCGGTGATCGGGCTGATCATCGCCGTGGTCTACGGCTTGTGTACGGACTACGAGGTCTTCCTGGTGTCCCGAATGGTGGAGGCCCGCGAACGCGGGATGTCCACCACCGAGGCGATCCGGATAGGCACCGCCACCACCGGCCGGTTGATCACGGCGGCCGCCCTGGTGCTGGCCGTCGTGGCCGGTGCGTTCGTGTTCTCCGACCTGGTGATGATGAAGTACCTGGCCTTCGGTCTGCTGTTCGCCTTGTTGCTGGACGCCACGGTGATCCGGATGTTCCTGGTGCCCGCGGTGATGAAGATGCTCGGCGACGACTGCTGGTGGGCTCCGCGCTGGATGAAGCGCTGGCAGAACAAGATCGGGCTGGGCGAAATGCACCTGCCCGACGAGCGCAAGCACATGGTCAACCCCGAGCCCGAGGACGATCCCGCCCTCGTCGGGGCGGGAGCCTCGGTTCCCGACCGCCGGCCGCCGCACGATCCGACCCACCCGGCCGCCGAGGGTGCGACCCGGTCGCGGTCGGAGGCCCGCACCCGGGCGTTGCCGGAGGCCCCGAACGCCGGCACCAGCCGGATCCCGACCCCGCAGCATGGACCCGGTCCCGAGCCGAGCGCAGCCGAAAGTGAGGCGCCCACAACGCGTTTCGCTTCGGCACGCAATGCCATGCGCAACGCGGTGACCAGTGCCATCCACACCGGCGGTGCCGCGACCCAGCGGCAACCGCAGGCGCCTGCCGGGCCGACTCCGCCGCCGGCGACCGGTGAGCGGGAAATCGAATCGTGGCTGGGCGAGTTGCGCGGCCGGCCCGGAACCGCCGGCCAGCCACCGCAACCGTCGACACCGTCCACGGATCCGACCCGGGCGATGCCGCCGCGGGGGCGCGGTGAAGCGTCACCGACCGATGCCACCACCGCCATTCCGGTGCAACGGCCCGACGAGGACGAACCCGCCACGCGGGCGATCCCGGTGAGCAAGCCGCGACCGAGCGACACCGACGCGGCCACCCAGAAGCTCAACGCGCCCAGCGAGGACGACAAGAAGCCGCCGCGCCGTGGCGGCGGTCTCAGCGCGGCGGACCTGCTGCGTCGCGAGGGTCGCCAGCTCTAG
- a CDS encoding fumarylacetoacetate hydrolase family protein — MRIANIDGRLKLLIGTGAVDVEHASGSRFSADPQAAYEDFESLRAWAETVTESTEPFEPERAGPPVPAPRQVFAIGLNYREHAAEAGEAAPDKPIVFTKYISSFSGPVTEVELPSGAVDWEVELVAVIGKTARNVSAEHGWDYVAGLTVGQDISERALQMHGGSPQWSLAKSLPGFSPMGAVLVTPDELPDCNNLHIGCAINGEVVQDSRTSLMIYPVPDLIAYLSGLVTLYPGDVIFTGTPSGVGVARKPPRFLRVGEHLRSWVEHIGTLDQRLVASKSIGA; from the coding sequence ATGCGTATCGCCAACATCGACGGCCGGCTGAAGCTGTTGATCGGCACCGGCGCTGTCGATGTCGAACACGCAAGTGGGAGTAGGTTCTCAGCTGATCCGCAAGCCGCCTACGAGGATTTTGAGAGCCTCCGCGCATGGGCGGAGACGGTGACTGAGTCCACCGAACCGTTTGAGCCCGAAAGGGCTGGCCCGCCTGTGCCGGCTCCTCGTCAGGTCTTCGCGATCGGTCTTAACTATCGCGAGCATGCCGCAGAGGCCGGCGAGGCCGCGCCCGATAAACCGATCGTGTTTACGAAGTACATAAGCTCATTCTCCGGCCCGGTCACTGAGGTGGAGTTGCCTTCGGGAGCTGTCGACTGGGAGGTCGAATTGGTCGCGGTGATCGGCAAGACGGCTCGCAATGTCAGTGCCGAGCACGGTTGGGATTATGTCGCTGGATTGACTGTTGGCCAAGATATCTCAGAGCGTGCCCTACAGATGCACGGCGGCAGCCCACAGTGGAGCTTGGCCAAATCGCTGCCGGGGTTCTCGCCGATGGGAGCGGTCCTGGTTACGCCCGACGAGCTGCCCGACTGCAACAATTTGCACATCGGTTGCGCGATCAACGGTGAGGTGGTTCAGGACAGCAGGACCTCGCTCATGATCTATCCCGTACCCGATCTAATCGCTTATCTCTCAGGGCTTGTCACCCTTTACCCCGGCGATGTCATTTTTACCGGGACGCCTTCGGGAGTGGGCGTCGCACGTAAGCCTCCCCGTTTCCTGCGGGTTGGTGAACACCTACGCAGCTGGGTGGAGCACATCGGTACGCTCGATCAACGCTTGGTTGCCTCGAAGTCGATCGGGGCCTAA
- a CDS encoding DUF3500 domain-containing protein translates to MSGDLTALAQLIGDHSLPPVVDNAEEPWVGITTDGHAIPGLYSLEDNGFDCAPAVAAARRFLAAVSARDRLDALQPLDSSAWRKWTNAFPDWNPSGVCLQNVGDEARQAAMQLMAASLSRRGYQTARDVMRLNRTLGELVPDYADTLTEWMYFLTVFGDPHITEPWGWQISGHHLDINCVIVGSQMVLTPTFMGAEPWFAESGTYEGTEALTAERETGFAFFAGLSDRQRETATLHGSMLARNLPHELSGLVEGRHLAGAGHDNRLIPYTGLPARDLSASQMKKLQNVVETYIGRLPIGPRRAKSKEVERWLPDTWFAWIGGDDRDGPFYYRLQSPVILIEFDNHGGIFFDNDEAEPFHTHTIVRTPNGNDYGKDILRQHYERHHRAHFP, encoded by the coding sequence GTGTCCGGTGACCTCACAGCTCTAGCCCAACTCATTGGCGATCACTCGCTGCCGCCGGTGGTCGACAACGCCGAAGAGCCTTGGGTGGGAATAACCACCGATGGACACGCGATACCCGGTCTCTACTCGCTCGAGGACAACGGCTTCGACTGCGCTCCCGCGGTGGCTGCGGCTCGCAGGTTCCTTGCTGCAGTGTCGGCGCGGGACCGCCTCGACGCCCTGCAGCCGTTGGACTCGTCGGCATGGCGCAAGTGGACCAACGCCTTCCCGGATTGGAACCCGAGCGGAGTGTGCCTACAGAATGTGGGCGATGAGGCTCGGCAAGCAGCGATGCAGTTGATGGCGGCGAGTTTGAGCAGGCGTGGCTATCAGACGGCCCGTGATGTGATGCGGCTCAACCGGACTCTAGGAGAGCTTGTCCCCGACTACGCAGACACACTGACCGAATGGATGTACTTCCTCACTGTCTTCGGCGATCCGCACATCACGGAGCCCTGGGGTTGGCAGATCTCAGGCCACCATCTCGACATCAACTGCGTCATAGTCGGCAGCCAGATGGTGCTGACCCCCACTTTCATGGGGGCTGAGCCGTGGTTCGCCGAGTCGGGAACATATGAAGGTACCGAGGCGTTGACCGCCGAACGCGAGACAGGCTTCGCCTTCTTCGCCGGACTGTCTGACCGCCAGCGGGAAACGGCTACGCTGCACGGGTCAATGCTCGCTCGTAATCTGCCGCACGAGCTTTCGGGTCTGGTCGAGGGACGTCACCTAGCGGGTGCGGGCCACGACAACCGGTTAATTCCCTACACCGGGCTGCCGGCGCGTGACCTGTCAGCCAGCCAAATGAAGAAGCTGCAAAATGTTGTCGAGACGTATATCGGTCGGCTCCCGATTGGACCACGGCGCGCGAAGTCCAAGGAAGTGGAGCGTTGGCTACCCGACACCTGGTTCGCGTGGATCGGTGGCGACGACCGCGATGGGCCGTTCTACTATCGGCTCCAAAGTCCGGTGATACTCATAGAATTCGATAATCACGGCGGGATCTTCTTCGACAACGACGAGGCCGAACCGTTTCACACCCACACCATCGTGCGGACACCCAACGGCAACGACTACGGCAAAGATATCCTGCGCCAGCACTACGAACGCCACCACCGCGCGCATTTCCCGTGA
- a CDS encoding ferredoxin, with translation MRIELDRDRCEGHGMCEATAPDYFSVDDDGNLTVLATEVSDGDEAVLESAVLACPVAALRLQ, from the coding sequence ATGAGAATTGAGCTGGACCGCGATCGCTGTGAAGGTCACGGTATGTGCGAGGCGACCGCACCCGACTACTTCTCGGTCGACGACGATGGAAATTTGACGGTTCTTGCTACCGAGGTTTCGGACGGCGATGAAGCAGTCCTGGAAAGCGCGGTGCTGGCTTGCCCGGTTGCGGCCCTTCGCCTGCAATAG
- a CDS encoding cytochrome P450 — translation MAILSKSHRLFDPLDPECIADPDDYMHASRSACPVGQVNDFLFTANTDAAVREVFDDAAHFSNRGNFSLTAEDRTIPVIAVTMADPPGHTVLRRRLLKDLAPARLRRLAPRVDDVVGRAIDALPSSGRADLYADYVHFIPAAVLFSLIGVPQSAWTDVQEWSDVLVSGLAGRSEDLPEFGALTGYLSQLVEDRRARPDDRHEDVLDNLCFAGTDEAEMSTLEVIMHLMQLVVAATDTTRGLIANLLYRLLEHRDLWEQVLADRSILSNAIEESLRRDSPAQFMVRSVVEDVTVASCPIPAGKKIYLNIQSANHDERRWGGDSRTFRIDRPGAAGHLAFGRGIHACIGAPLARLEAHAAVAALLDAYPDMTLAPGARWTKCEGPLIRRVRSVPVLLTGRED, via the coding sequence GTGGCGATATTGTCCAAGTCTCATCGGCTATTCGATCCCCTGGATCCGGAGTGTATCGCTGATCCCGATGACTATATGCATGCGTCCCGATCAGCTTGCCCGGTAGGGCAGGTCAACGATTTCCTTTTCACAGCCAACACGGACGCGGCGGTCCGGGAGGTCTTCGACGACGCGGCTCACTTCTCCAACCGCGGAAACTTCTCCCTCACGGCCGAGGACCGAACTATTCCCGTCATCGCGGTCACCATGGCTGATCCTCCGGGGCACACTGTGCTTCGACGGCGGCTCCTGAAAGACCTTGCGCCTGCGCGGTTACGCAGATTGGCACCTCGAGTCGATGATGTGGTGGGCCGAGCGATTGATGCGCTGCCGTCGTCGGGCCGGGCGGATCTGTACGCGGACTACGTCCACTTCATCCCAGCCGCGGTCCTGTTCTCGCTGATCGGTGTTCCTCAGTCCGCATGGACCGACGTTCAAGAATGGTCGGACGTTCTGGTCAGCGGGCTCGCGGGACGGTCAGAAGACCTTCCCGAGTTCGGCGCGTTGACGGGCTACTTGAGCCAACTGGTCGAGGACCGGCGGGCACGACCCGATGACCGCCATGAGGACGTGTTGGACAACCTTTGCTTTGCCGGCACCGATGAAGCGGAGATGTCGACCCTTGAAGTCATCATGCACCTTATGCAGCTGGTGGTCGCTGCGACTGACACCACTCGCGGACTTATCGCAAACCTGCTGTACCGGCTACTCGAGCATCGTGACTTGTGGGAGCAGGTGCTGGCTGACCGGTCGATATTGTCAAATGCCATCGAGGAGTCGCTGCGCCGCGATTCCCCGGCTCAGTTCATGGTGCGCTCAGTCGTCGAAGACGTCACCGTCGCATCGTGCCCAATCCCGGCGGGCAAGAAGATATACCTCAATATCCAGTCGGCTAACCATGATGAGCGCAGATGGGGCGGCGATTCGAGAACGTTTCGAATCGATCGCCCCGGCGCAGCTGGACACCTTGCGTTCGGAAGGGGAATTCATGCCTGCATCGGAGCGCCGTTGGCACGTCTCGAGGCGCACGCTGCGGTGGCTGCCTTGCTCGACGCCTACCCCGATATGACGCTGGCACCGGGCGCCCGATGGACGAAATGCGAAGGCCCGCTGATCAGAAGAGTCAGATCAGTCCCCGTGCTCCTTACGGGTCGGGAGGACTGA
- a CDS encoding LysR family transcriptional regulator: MVDLNNVDLNLLVAFDALMTERSVTRAADRLHIGQSAMSSTLGRLRKLLDDPILVREGRGMMSTPLADTLVGPVRDALSGIEAALSHHGFHPESDHRTFSIIATDRTTLTFLGPLINGIDTEAPHVQLEIMPPTEDYAARLHSGQADVLIIPREVFSDHRNFPHEVLYRDRLVCAVDSANTAVGDTLTVEQFNTAPFLATNIVGTPSLSEMQLDFLGIGRNTRVIAGFGLAHLLIRRGPFLALIHERLARALNFDDGLRLLEPPFELAPITEIMVWSPRSERDPANNWLRERLRRLAADMPPLIHPSKGFSGVHPSSRSRSTQSPTSDEAKIV, encoded by the coding sequence GTGGTCGATCTCAATAACGTTGACCTCAATCTGCTGGTGGCTTTCGATGCCCTCATGACCGAGCGCAGTGTCACCCGGGCCGCCGATCGTCTACATATTGGCCAGTCCGCGATGAGTTCGACTCTCGGACGATTGCGCAAACTCCTCGATGACCCCATTCTGGTACGCGAAGGCCGCGGCATGATGTCTACTCCTCTGGCCGATACCCTGGTGGGCCCGGTCCGAGATGCCTTGTCAGGAATCGAAGCTGCGCTGTCTCATCATGGCTTCCACCCCGAGTCGGACCATCGGACGTTCTCGATTATCGCCACTGACCGAACAACACTCACATTCTTGGGGCCTCTCATCAACGGCATCGACACCGAAGCGCCCCATGTCCAGCTGGAGATCATGCCACCCACTGAGGACTACGCGGCGCGCCTGCACAGCGGACAGGCCGATGTGTTGATAATCCCGCGAGAAGTCTTCTCGGATCATCGCAACTTTCCCCACGAGGTGTTGTACCGCGACCGATTGGTGTGTGCAGTCGACAGCGCCAACACCGCGGTCGGTGACACCCTGACTGTTGAACAGTTCAATACAGCGCCATTTCTCGCAACCAATATCGTTGGCACTCCATCACTGTCGGAGATGCAGTTGGACTTTCTCGGCATCGGCCGCAACACCAGGGTCATCGCCGGCTTCGGCTTGGCCCACCTACTCATTCGCCGCGGTCCGTTCCTCGCGCTGATTCATGAGCGACTGGCACGAGCCCTCAACTTCGATGATGGACTCAGACTGCTGGAGCCGCCATTTGAACTTGCCCCGATCACGGAGATAATGGTGTGGTCGCCACGATCCGAGCGCGACCCGGCCAACAACTGGCTGCGCGAGCGACTACGCCGTTTGGCGGCAGATATGCCACCGTTGATTCACCCGTCAAAGGGATTCTCGGGCGTTCATCCCTCATCGCGCTCGAGGTCGACGCAGTCGCCCACCAGCGACGAAGCGAAGATCGTTTGA
- a CDS encoding NAD(P)/FAD-dependent oxidoreductase, with protein sequence MIGASAAGISAADGLRDAGFEGRITILSGEDVPPYARHSLSNNLLAAVGDQHPPPLRTSEHFASQEIDLRLGEAATALDIDRQNVITTNGEPIPYDAAIVTTGARARVVRTSGGSPLPVLRTTNDLVALRAIAATCDDIAIIGAGFIGLEVAAVLQESGVQVTVFGAQPLPLVETFGPEVAATSLKLHRHRGVVMQMSSPVVEVRGGPGSYRIVTGDGRGYRAAYVLAAVGAEPDTDWLSRSGVAIDRGIVCDAAGATSVSKVFAAGDAVRSAGNLSRHWAGAVEHGRHVARNLARNERVPFRHLPYVSTTQYGRQYSCCGSRYPGDEVLVIDGHLDGDFVALFTDGSAFHGAASCGHGDLLRDCHAVLRRGATLNDVFRRFGLTGPAAV encoded by the coding sequence GTGATCGGCGCATCCGCGGCCGGAATCTCGGCTGCGGATGGTCTACGTGACGCGGGCTTCGAGGGCCGAATTACCATCCTTTCGGGGGAGGACGTTCCGCCCTACGCGCGGCACTCGTTGTCGAACAACCTACTTGCCGCGGTAGGCGATCAACACCCCCCGCCCTTGCGTACGAGCGAGCACTTTGCCAGCCAAGAAATTGACCTGCGGCTGGGGGAGGCCGCCACAGCGCTGGACATCGATCGCCAGAACGTGATCACCACCAACGGCGAACCAATTCCTTATGACGCGGCGATCGTTACGACCGGCGCTCGTGCGCGTGTGGTCCGAACGTCCGGAGGTTCGCCGCTGCCTGTTCTGCGCACAACGAATGACCTGGTGGCGCTGCGAGCCATAGCGGCGACCTGCGATGACATCGCGATCATCGGGGCGGGTTTCATCGGGCTTGAAGTCGCCGCGGTCCTCCAAGAGAGTGGGGTGCAGGTAACGGTTTTCGGAGCCCAGCCCTTGCCGCTAGTGGAGACTTTTGGGCCCGAAGTCGCGGCTACTTCGCTGAAGCTACACAGGCATCGCGGCGTGGTTATGCAGATGAGCAGTCCGGTAGTTGAAGTACGCGGTGGGCCGGGTTCCTACCGCATCGTCACCGGTGATGGTCGTGGCTATCGGGCCGCCTACGTCCTCGCGGCCGTCGGTGCTGAGCCAGACACGGATTGGCTTTCAAGATCAGGCGTGGCCATCGATCGAGGGATTGTGTGTGATGCAGCAGGCGCAACATCGGTGTCGAAGGTGTTCGCCGCGGGTGACGCGGTCCGAAGTGCTGGCAACCTCAGCCGGCATTGGGCTGGTGCCGTCGAGCACGGCCGTCATGTTGCCCGTAACCTGGCGCGCAACGAGCGAGTGCCGTTCAGACACCTGCCGTACGTCTCGACTACTCAGTATGGCCGGCAGTACAGCTGTTGTGGGAGTAGGTATCCGGGGGATGAAGTACTCGTGATCGACGGCCACCTAGACGGCGACTTTGTTGCGCTTTTCACCGACGGTTCCGCATTTCACGGCGCGGCGTCGTGTGGTCATGGTGACCTCCTCCGGGACTGCCATGCGGTGTTACGCCGCGGTGCCACTCTCAACGACGTGTTCCGGCGCTTCGGCCTGACGGGTCCTGCGGCGGTGTAA